A region of Lycium barbarum isolate Lr01 chromosome 3, ASM1917538v2, whole genome shotgun sequence DNA encodes the following proteins:
- the LOC132630491 gene encoding uncharacterized protein LOC132630491 — MRNVNLFNNKKEHVKTENTIAKAIESFFIIGKGNTGHSTNKISMNIKWEPPDRECFKLNTDGSIVGRIGIIGIDGVVRNSKGDWVMGFVKSITHNTTVHSELCVLHEGLLMAWNQNHVPLQISVDSTEVANPEIGELTS, encoded by the exons ATGAG GAATGTAAATCTCTTTAATAATAAGAAGGAGCATGTCAAAACAGAAAACACCATTGCTAAAGCTATTGAATCCTTTTTCATTATTGGGAAAGGAAACACaggtcattccaccaataaaattAGCATGAACATTAAATGGGAACCCCCAGACAGGGAATGTTTTAAACTGAACACTGATGGCTCAATTGTGGGTAGAATTGGTATAATAGGCATTGATGGGGTTGTTAGGAACAGTAAAGGGGATTGGGTTATGGGGTTTGTCAAGAGCATCACCCACAACACTACTGTCCATTCTGAGTTATGTGTTTTGCATGAAGGACTATTAATGGCATGGAACCAAAATCATGTTCCACTCCAGATCAGTGTCGACTCAACTGAG GTGGCTAATCCGGAGATTGGGGAACTGACTAGTTAA